The Actinocatenispora sera genome has a window encoding:
- a CDS encoding acetylornithine transaminase, with product MLHNYGTPAVALVRGDGAVVTDEHGRDYVDLFAGIAVNALGHAHPAIVSAVSEQIATLGHVGNFFANPPQVALAERLLALFDRPGQVYFANSGTEANEAAFKLSRRTGRTHIVSTVDAFHGRTMGALALTGQPSKAAAFAPLPGEVTHVPYGDAGALAAAVTGDTAMVILEPIQGEAGVIPAPPGYLTAAREITEAHGALLCLDEIQTGIGRTGHWFAHQAEGVRPDVVTLAKGLGGGLPLGACVAFTDTAYGDVAALLPPGAHGSTFGGNPVCCAAGLAVLATIADEHLLDHVKTLGERIRDGVAALGHPAVAEVRGAGLLLGIVLTGAIAPATAAALRDAGFLINPCQPGVLRLAPPLTLTAEQADGFLAALPAALDAAGAIAASAGAATETATDTAGGTQ from the coding sequence ATGCTGCACAACTACGGCACCCCGGCGGTGGCGCTGGTGCGCGGCGACGGCGCGGTGGTCACCGACGAGCACGGCCGCGACTACGTCGACCTGTTCGCCGGCATCGCGGTCAACGCGCTCGGGCACGCGCATCCGGCGATCGTCTCGGCGGTCAGCGAGCAGATCGCGACGCTCGGCCACGTCGGCAACTTCTTCGCCAACCCGCCGCAGGTGGCGCTCGCCGAGCGGCTGCTGGCGCTGTTCGACCGTCCCGGCCAGGTGTACTTCGCCAACTCCGGCACCGAGGCCAACGAGGCGGCGTTCAAGCTGTCCCGGCGCACCGGCCGGACCCACATCGTGTCCACGGTGGATGCCTTCCACGGCCGGACCATGGGCGCGCTCGCGCTGACCGGGCAGCCGAGCAAGGCCGCCGCGTTCGCACCGCTGCCCGGCGAGGTCACCCACGTGCCGTACGGGGACGCCGGTGCGCTCGCCGCCGCGGTCACCGGCGACACGGCGATGGTCATCCTGGAGCCGATCCAGGGCGAGGCAGGGGTGATCCCGGCGCCGCCGGGCTACCTGACCGCCGCCCGCGAGATCACCGAGGCGCACGGCGCGCTGCTGTGCCTGGACGAGATCCAGACCGGCATCGGCCGCACCGGCCACTGGTTCGCCCACCAGGCCGAAGGCGTACGACCGGACGTCGTCACCCTGGCCAAGGGGCTCGGCGGCGGCCTGCCGCTCGGCGCCTGCGTCGCCTTCACCGACACCGCGTACGGCGACGTCGCGGCGCTGCTGCCGCCCGGCGCGCACGGGTCGACGTTCGGCGGCAACCCGGTGTGCTGCGCGGCCGGCCTCGCGGTGCTCGCCACGATCGCCGACGAGCACCTGCTCGATCACGTCAAGACGCTCGGCGAACGCATCCGGGACGGCGTCGCCGCGCTCGGGCATCCGGCGGTCGCCGAGGTTCGGGGCGCCGGGCTGTTGCTCGGCATCGTGCTGACCGGTGCGATCGCACCGGCCACGGCGGCCGCGCTGCGTGACGCCGGCTTCCTGATCAACCCGTGCCAGCCGGGCGTGCTGCGGCTCGCACCACCGCTGACCCTGACCGCCGAGCAGGCAGACGGCTTCCTGGCCGCCCTACCGGCCGCCCTCGACGCGGCGGGCGCCATCGCCGCCAGCGCGGGCGCCGCCACCGAGACCGCCACCGACACCGCCGGAGGTACCCAGTGA
- a CDS encoding DNA-3-methyladenine glycosylase, whose protein sequence is MSYRFLSAPAEQVDATARALLGWELSAHGVRLRLTEVEAYAGAGGDPASHAHRGRTPRNAVMFGPAGVAYAYFVFGAHWCFNIVCGADGEAAAVLLRAGEVVDGVELARERRPNATDRDLARGPARLGRALAIGAEVNGTSVIDGTGPLHLTPPTTPVPPESVSAGPRVGVAAAHDVPWRFWISGDRTVSPYRRHVPRR, encoded by the coding sequence CTGAGCTACCGATTCCTGTCCGCACCGGCCGAGCAGGTCGACGCCACCGCGCGCGCCCTGCTCGGCTGGGAGCTGTCCGCGCACGGGGTGCGGCTGCGCCTCACCGAGGTCGAGGCGTACGCGGGGGCCGGCGGCGACCCCGCCTCGCACGCGCACCGTGGCCGTACGCCGCGCAACGCGGTGATGTTCGGCCCGGCCGGCGTCGCCTACGCGTACTTCGTGTTCGGCGCGCACTGGTGCTTCAACATCGTCTGCGGCGCCGACGGCGAGGCGGCCGCGGTGCTGCTGCGCGCCGGCGAGGTCGTCGACGGCGTCGAGCTGGCCCGGGAACGCCGGCCGAACGCCACCGACCGAGACCTGGCCCGCGGGCCGGCCCGGCTCGGCCGCGCCCTCGCGATCGGTGCCGAGGTCAACGGGACCTCGGTGATCGACGGCACCGGCCCGCTGCACCTCACCCCGCCCACCACGCCGGTACCGCCGGAGTCGGTCTCGGCCGGCCCCCGGGTCGGCGTGGCCGCCGCCCACGACGTGCCCTGGCGCTTCTGGATCAGCGGCGACCGCACCGTCAGCCCGTACCGCCGGCACGTGCCCCGCCGCTGA
- the argB gene encoding acetylglutamate kinase — translation MAKAEVLTEALPWLAEFQGATVVVKYGGHAMADPQLRRSFAADMVFLRRVGLRPVVVHGGGPQISSMLSRLDIPSEFRGGLRVTTPESLDVVRMVLVGQVGRELVGLINEHGPLAVGISGEDARLFTAVRRTALVDGDEVDLGLVGDVSTVDTGVVDDLLASGRIPVVSTVAPDADGVVHNLNADTAASALAVALDAQKFVVLTDVPGLYANWPDTDSLISRLPAGRLATLLPDLEAGMVPKMEACLRAVRGGVPQAHVIDGRVAHSILLEVFTSAGFGTMVVPGDDNGETS, via the coding sequence ATGGCGAAGGCCGAGGTGCTCACCGAGGCACTGCCGTGGTTGGCCGAGTTCCAGGGCGCGACCGTCGTGGTCAAGTACGGCGGGCACGCGATGGCCGACCCGCAGCTGCGCCGCTCGTTCGCCGCGGACATGGTCTTCCTGCGCCGGGTCGGCCTGCGGCCGGTGGTGGTGCACGGTGGCGGTCCGCAGATCTCGTCGATGCTGTCCAGGCTGGACATTCCGAGCGAGTTTCGCGGTGGCCTGCGGGTCACCACGCCGGAGTCGCTGGACGTGGTGCGGATGGTGCTGGTCGGTCAGGTCGGCCGGGAGCTCGTCGGGCTGATCAACGAGCACGGCCCGCTCGCGGTCGGCATCTCCGGCGAGGACGCGCGGCTGTTCACCGCGGTCCGGCGTACCGCGCTGGTCGACGGCGACGAGGTGGACCTCGGCCTGGTCGGTGACGTGTCCACTGTGGATACAGGGGTCGTGGACGACCTGCTGGCAAGCGGGCGGATCCCGGTCGTCTCGACGGTCGCGCCGGACGCCGACGGCGTCGTACACAACCTCAACGCCGACACCGCGGCCTCGGCACTCGCGGTGGCGTTGGATGCGCAGAAGTTCGTGGTGCTCACCGACGTGCCCGGGCTGTACGCGAACTGGCCGGACACCGACAGCCTGATCTCCCGGCTGCCGGCCGGCCGGCTCGCCACGCTGCTGCCCGACCTGGAAGCCGGGATGGTGCCGAAGATGGAGGCGTGCCTGCGCGCGGTGCGCGGCGGGGTGCCGCAGGCGCACGTGATCGACGGTCGGGTGGCGCACTCGATCCTGCTGGAAGTGTTCACCTCCGCCGGTTTCGGCACCATGGTGGTGCCCGGCGACGACAACGGGGAGACATCGTGA
- the argH gene encoding argininosuccinate lyase: protein MSEQQQNATEPTRLWGGRFAGGPAEALARLSLSVHFDWRLAPYDIAGSRAHARVLARAGLLDADELGRMLAALDDLAAACAAGEFTPTVEDEDVHTALERGLLERLGTLGGKLRAGRSRNDQVATDLRLYLRDHVRGLAGRLVDLVEALTEQARLNVDTPAPGMTHLQHAQPISFGHQLLAHVQSFGRDLDRLADWDTRAAYSPLGAGALAGSSLPLDPAAVATELGFDAPCANSIDAVSDRDFAAEFLFAAALIGVHLSRLGEEIVLWTSQEFGWVELDDAFATGSSIMPQKKNPDVGELARGKAGRLIGNLTGLLATLKSLPLAYDRDLQEDKEPVFDAIDTLEVLLPALTGLVTTMTVRADVLAAAAPQGYTLATEVADWLVRGGVPFREAHEISGALVALCLSRGCALDEVSDADLAAVSDRLTPQVREVLSVPGALAARTTPGSTGPGPVTDQLTALSAKITGWRGWADTQVVPR, encoded by the coding sequence GTGAGCGAACAGCAGCAGAACGCGACCGAACCGACCCGGCTGTGGGGCGGCCGGTTCGCCGGCGGCCCGGCCGAGGCGCTGGCCCGGCTGAGCCTGTCGGTGCACTTCGACTGGCGCCTCGCGCCCTACGACATCGCCGGTTCCCGCGCGCACGCCCGGGTGCTGGCCCGGGCCGGCCTGCTCGACGCGGACGAGCTGGGCAGGATGCTCGCCGCCCTGGACGACCTCGCCGCGGCCTGCGCGGCCGGCGAGTTCACCCCGACCGTCGAGGACGAGGACGTGCACACCGCGCTGGAGCGCGGCCTGCTGGAGCGGCTCGGCACCCTCGGCGGCAAGCTGCGCGCCGGCCGCAGCCGCAACGACCAGGTGGCCACCGACCTGCGGCTCTACCTGCGCGACCACGTCCGCGGGCTGGCCGGCCGGCTGGTCGATCTGGTCGAGGCGCTCACCGAGCAGGCCCGCCTCAACGTCGACACCCCGGCGCCGGGCATGACCCACCTGCAGCACGCGCAGCCGATCTCGTTCGGCCACCAGCTGCTCGCGCACGTTCAGTCGTTCGGCCGCGACCTGGACCGGCTCGCCGACTGGGACACCCGCGCCGCGTACAGCCCGCTCGGCGCCGGCGCGCTCGCCGGCTCGTCGCTGCCGCTGGACCCGGCCGCGGTCGCCACCGAACTCGGCTTCGACGCGCCCTGCGCGAACTCGATCGACGCGGTCTCCGACCGCGACTTCGCCGCCGAGTTCCTGTTCGCCGCGGCGCTGATCGGGGTGCACCTGTCCCGGCTCGGCGAGGAGATCGTGCTGTGGACCTCGCAGGAGTTCGGCTGGGTGGAGCTGGACGACGCGTTCGCCACCGGCTCGTCGATCATGCCGCAGAAGAAGAACCCCGACGTCGGTGAGCTGGCCCGGGGCAAGGCCGGCCGGCTGATCGGCAACCTGACCGGACTGCTCGCCACGCTCAAGTCGCTGCCGCTCGCCTACGACCGGGACCTGCAGGAGGACAAGGAACCGGTCTTCGACGCGATCGACACCCTGGAGGTGCTGCTGCCGGCGCTGACCGGGCTCGTCACCACCATGACGGTACGGGCCGACGTGCTCGCCGCCGCCGCTCCGCAGGGCTACACGCTCGCCACCGAGGTCGCCGACTGGCTGGTGCGCGGTGGAGTGCCGTTCCGCGAGGCGCACGAGATCTCCGGCGCGCTGGTCGCGCTGTGCCTGTCCCGCGGCTGTGCCCTCGACGAGGTGTCCGACGCCGACCTCGCCGCGGTCAGCGACCGGCTGACCCCGCAGGTACGCGAGGTGCTGTCGGTGCCGGGTGCGCTCGCCGCCCGGACCACGCCCGGCTCCACCGGCCCCGGCCCGGTCACCGACCAGCTCACCGCGCTGTCCGCGAAGATCACCGGCTGGCGGGGCTGGGCCGACACCCAGGTGGTACCGCGCTGA
- a CDS encoding NAD(P)-dependent oxidoreductase: MTDTTTAPVTVLGLGPMGSALATAFLAAGHPTTIWNRTPGRTAALSDGGATPADTVPAAVAAAPLVVACVRDYAALRTVLAGERVDWTGRTLVNLCSGQPDQARAFAAWAGEHGISYLDGAILTPTPTIGTAAGTVLYSGPVEIFAAHRPALAALGGRTVHLGSDPGRAAAYEMSLLDLFATAVHGIAHSFALAAAEQIAPTDLAPYARGIGDLLPEMIERAARQLRAGEFPGEVSTIASAATAIRHITETARAHELDTGALDATRALVDRAVAAGHGGSGLGRLALSVPR, from the coding sequence ATGACAGACACCACCACCGCACCGGTCACCGTCCTCGGGCTCGGCCCGATGGGCAGCGCGCTCGCGACGGCGTTCCTCGCCGCCGGCCACCCCACCACGATCTGGAACCGCACGCCCGGCCGTACCGCCGCCCTCTCCGATGGCGGCGCCACCCCGGCGGACACCGTGCCCGCTGCGGTCGCCGCGGCGCCGCTGGTCGTCGCCTGCGTCCGCGACTACGCCGCACTGCGCACCGTGCTCGCCGGGGAGCGGGTCGACTGGACCGGCCGTACCCTGGTCAACCTCTGCTCCGGGCAGCCGGACCAGGCGCGTGCGTTCGCCGCCTGGGCCGGCGAGCACGGCATCAGCTACCTGGACGGCGCGATCCTCACCCCGACCCCCACGATCGGGACCGCAGCCGGCACCGTGCTCTACAGCGGCCCCGTGGAGATCTTCGCGGCGCACCGGCCGGCGCTGGCCGCGCTGGGCGGCCGTACGGTGCACCTGGGTAGCGACCCCGGCCGGGCCGCGGCGTACGAGATGTCCCTGCTCGACCTGTTCGCGACCGCGGTGCACGGCATCGCGCACTCGTTCGCGCTCGCCGCCGCGGAGCAGATCGCGCCGACCGACCTCGCCCCGTACGCGCGCGGCATCGGCGACCTGCTGCCCGAGATGATCGAGCGCGCGGCCCGGCAGTTGCGGGCGGGGGAGTTTCCCGGCGAGGTGTCGACCATCGCCTCCGCCGCGACGGCGATCCGGCACATCACCGAGACGGCCCGGGCCCACGAACTCGACACCGGTGCCCTCGACGCGACGCGCGCGCTGGTCGACCGGGCCGTCGCGGCCGGTCACGGCGGCAGCGGGCTCGGCCGTCTCGCCCTGTCCGTACCGCGCTGA
- a CDS encoding arginine repressor encodes MTTGAGDGDAGAAPRPVTKPARHARIAELIRTRTVRSQTELVQLLADSGITVTQATLSRDLEELGAVKVRGTDGGASSYLLPEEGGPPMRPAEQAPARLQRLLRELLTGADASGNLAVLRTPPGAAQFLASALDRSGLPEVVGTIAGDDTIAVIAREPLTGADLAAQLLRWGGTEESES; translated from the coding sequence GTGACGACCGGCGCCGGGGACGGTGACGCGGGTGCCGCGCCGCGGCCGGTGACCAAGCCCGCCCGGCACGCGCGCATCGCCGAGCTGATCCGCACCCGTACGGTGCGGTCCCAGACCGAGCTGGTGCAGCTGCTGGCCGACAGCGGCATCACCGTCACCCAGGCCACGCTGTCCCGGGACCTGGAAGAGCTCGGCGCGGTGAAGGTGCGCGGCACCGACGGCGGCGCGTCCAGCTACCTGCTGCCGGAGGAGGGCGGCCCGCCGATGCGGCCGGCCGAGCAGGCGCCCGCCCGGCTGCAGCGGCTGCTGCGCGAGCTGCTCACCGGCGCCGACGCGAGCGGCAACCTGGCGGTGCTGCGTACCCCGCCGGGCGCCGCGCAGTTCCTCGCGAGCGCCCTGGACCGGTCCGGGTTGCCCGAGGTGGTCGGCACCATCGCCGGCGACGACACCATCGCGGTGATCGCCCGCGAGCCGCTGACCGGCGCCGATCTGGCCGCCCAGCTGTTGCGCTGGGGCGGCACCGAGGAATCCGAGAGCTGA
- the argJ gene encoding bifunctional glutamate N-acetyltransferase/amino-acid acetyltransferase ArgJ produces the protein MGVTAPAGFRAAGATAGIKPSGAPDVALVVNDGPDATAAGVFTRNRVKAAPVLWSERVLAAGIVKAVVLNSGNANACTGKAGFGDTHATAEHVAARLGIGPADVAVCSTGLIGERLPVDKLLAGVDTAAKALSRTGGGEAAEAIRTTDTRAKQVRLDGDGYVLGGMAKGAGMLAPALATMLCVLTTDAVADTDVLGDALREACRVTFERVDSDGCLSTNDTVLLLASGASGVGADPAELTDLVTAACADLAGQLLSDAEGATKDVTIEVIDAATEDDAVEVGRAIARNNLVKTALFGNDPNWGRILAAIGTTEAVFRPDELDVAINGVWICRGGAAAADRSGVDLSDRAVTITARLGAGSAAATVWTNDLTHGYVHENSAYST, from the coding sequence ATCGGCGTGACCGCGCCGGCCGGCTTCCGCGCCGCCGGCGCCACCGCCGGGATCAAGCCGTCCGGCGCGCCGGACGTGGCGCTGGTGGTCAACGACGGGCCGGACGCGACCGCGGCCGGCGTGTTCACCCGCAACCGGGTCAAGGCCGCGCCGGTGCTGTGGAGCGAGCGGGTGCTCGCCGCCGGCATCGTCAAGGCGGTGGTGCTCAACTCCGGCAACGCCAACGCCTGTACCGGCAAGGCCGGGTTCGGTGACACCCACGCCACCGCCGAGCACGTGGCCGCCCGGCTCGGCATCGGGCCGGCCGACGTGGCGGTCTGCTCCACCGGCCTGATCGGCGAGCGGCTGCCGGTCGACAAGCTGCTCGCCGGGGTCGACACCGCGGCGAAGGCGCTGTCCCGCACCGGCGGCGGCGAGGCGGCGGAGGCGATCCGTACCACCGACACCCGGGCCAAGCAGGTCCGGCTGGACGGCGACGGGTACGTGCTGGGCGGCATGGCGAAGGGCGCCGGCATGCTCGCGCCGGCGCTCGCCACGATGCTGTGCGTGCTGACCACCGACGCGGTCGCGGACACCGACGTGCTGGGCGACGCGCTGCGCGAGGCGTGCCGGGTCACGTTCGAGCGGGTCGACTCGGACGGCTGCCTGTCCACCAACGACACCGTGCTGCTGCTCGCGTCCGGCGCGTCCGGCGTCGGCGCCGACCCGGCGGAGCTGACCGACCTGGTCACCGCGGCCTGCGCCGATCTCGCCGGCCAGTTGCTCTCCGACGCCGAGGGCGCCACCAAGGACGTCACGATCGAGGTGATCGACGCGGCAACCGAGGACGACGCCGTCGAGGTGGGTCGGGCCATCGCCCGCAACAACCTGGTCAAGACCGCGCTGTTCGGCAACGACCCGAACTGGGGCCGCATCCTCGCCGCCATCGGTACCACCGAGGCGGTCTTCCGACCGGACGAGCTGGACGTGGCGATCAACGGGGTGTGGATCTGCCGGGGTGGCGCGGCCGCCGCCGACCGGAGCGGCGTCGACCTGTCCGACCGGGCGGTCACGATCACCGCCCGGCTGGGTGCGGGCAGCGCGGCGGCGACGGTGTGGACCAACGACCTGACGCACGGTTACGTGCACGAGAACTCGGCGTACTCGACATGA
- the argC gene encoding N-acetyl-gamma-glutamyl-phosphate reductase, producing the protein MGVRVAVAGASGYAGGELLRLIAGHPGLDLVAATGDSSAGRAVTDLHPHLATLAGVPLRPTAPEEFADAELVFLALPHGHSAALAAALPAGVKVVDLGADHRLVDPADWHRYYPGEHAGRWTYGLPELPGQRAAIAAADRVAATGCYVVASTLPLAPLIAAGVADPDDVVVVAASGTSGAGRSPKPHLLGSEVLNDVSAYKVGTHQHTPEIKQATGARSLSFTPLLAPMPRGILATVTARPTGTAGAGEVRQVLAEAYADEPFVSLLPDGTWPHTAATFGSNGCQLQITIDADAGRIVAVSAIDNLGKGAAGQAVQCANLMLGLPETAGLTANGVAP; encoded by the coding sequence GTGGGTGTACGGGTGGCTGTGGCCGGAGCGAGCGGGTACGCCGGAGGTGAGCTGCTGCGGCTGATCGCCGGGCATCCGGGCCTCGACCTCGTCGCCGCGACCGGCGACAGCAGCGCCGGCCGGGCGGTCACCGACCTGCACCCGCACCTGGCGACGCTCGCCGGGGTACCGCTGCGGCCCACCGCGCCGGAGGAGTTCGCCGACGCCGAGCTGGTGTTCCTGGCGCTGCCACACGGACACTCCGCCGCCCTCGCCGCGGCACTGCCGGCCGGGGTCAAGGTGGTCGACCTGGGCGCCGACCACCGGTTGGTCGACCCCGCCGACTGGCATCGCTACTACCCCGGCGAGCACGCCGGCCGGTGGACCTACGGGCTGCCCGAACTGCCCGGCCAGCGGGCCGCGATCGCCGCCGCCGACCGGGTCGCGGCCACCGGCTGCTACGTGGTCGCGAGCACCCTGCCGCTGGCTCCGCTGATCGCCGCCGGGGTGGCCGATCCGGACGACGTCGTGGTCGTCGCCGCCTCGGGTACCTCCGGCGCCGGCCGATCGCCGAAGCCACACCTGCTCGGCAGCGAGGTGCTGAACGACGTGTCGGCCTACAAGGTCGGTACCCACCAGCACACGCCCGAGATCAAGCAGGCCACCGGCGCCCGGTCGTTGTCGTTCACGCCGCTGCTGGCGCCGATGCCGCGCGGCATCCTCGCCACCGTCACCGCCCGACCCACCGGTACCGCGGGCGCCGGCGAGGTGCGGCAGGTGCTCGCCGAGGCGTACGCGGACGAGCCGTTCGTGTCACTGCTGCCGGACGGCACCTGGCCGCACACCGCCGCCACGTTCGGCTCGAACGGCTGCCAGCTGCAGATCACCATCGATGCCGACGCCGGCCGGATCGTGGCCGTCAGCGCGATCGACAACCTCGGCAAGGGCGCCGCCGGCCAGGCCGTGCAGTGCGCCAACCTGATGCTCGGACTGCCCGAGACCGCCGGCCTGACGGCGAACGGGGTGGCGCCGTGA
- a CDS encoding MerR family transcriptional regulator gives MEIGDLAARSGVSRRALRYYEEQGLLAPARRSNGYRDYPETAVHTVRQIQVLLTAGLGTAVIAEILPCIADPTVVRTPVCPELIDGLGAERDRITASVDRLLAAREILDALITNRDRPFAASLADLDTTGVTA, from the coding sequence ATGGAGATCGGAGACCTCGCCGCGCGCAGCGGCGTGAGCCGGCGCGCGCTGCGGTACTACGAGGAGCAGGGGCTGCTCGCCCCCGCGCGGCGCTCGAACGGGTACCGGGACTACCCGGAGACCGCGGTCCACACGGTGCGGCAGATCCAGGTGCTGCTGACCGCCGGGCTGGGTACCGCGGTGATCGCGGAGATCCTGCCGTGCATCGCCGACCCGACCGTCGTGCGGACACCGGTCTGCCCGGAGCTGATCGACGGGCTCGGCGCCGAGCGGGACCGCATCACCGCGTCGGTGGACCGGCTCCTCGCCGCCCGCGAGATCCTCGACGCGCTGATCACGAACCGGGACCGGCCGTTCGCCGCGTCACTGGCCGATCTCGACACGACCGGCGTCACCGCCTGA
- the tyrS gene encoding tyrosine--tRNA ligase, whose translation MTDIVADLQWRGLIKDSTDPDELAKHLANGPVTFYVGFDPTGPSLHIGHLVQILTARRLQQAGHRPLVLVGGATGLIGDPKDAGERTLNSPEVVAGWVDRLQGQLAPFVTFSGELAARAVNNLDWTAEMSVVEFLRDVGKHFPVNQMLSREIVRTRLAAGGISFTEFSYQLLQSNDFYQLHRRYGCTMQFGGSDQWGNITAGVDYCRRQGAAVQAFTTPLITRADGTKFGKTADGQSVWLDPAMTSPYAFYQFWFNTADGDVDRYLRCFSFRSHDEIEQILAAAAERPAARAGQRALAEELTTLVHGAHETAQVVAASQALFGRGQLDELDESTVDAALREAGLLEVTELPNVATLFKQAGLCASLSEARRAVAEGGAYVNNERVTEADAVPTPDRLLHNRFLVLRRGKRTVAGVQLTR comes from the coding sequence GTGACCGACATCGTTGCCGACCTCCAGTGGAGAGGTCTCATCAAGGACAGCACCGACCCCGACGAGCTGGCCAAGCATCTGGCCAACGGGCCGGTGACGTTCTATGTCGGGTTCGACCCCACCGGACCGAGCCTGCACATCGGCCACCTGGTGCAGATCCTCACCGCGCGCCGCCTGCAGCAGGCCGGCCACCGGCCGCTGGTGCTCGTCGGCGGGGCGACCGGCCTGATCGGCGACCCGAAGGACGCCGGCGAGCGCACCCTCAACTCGCCGGAGGTCGTGGCCGGCTGGGTGGACCGGCTGCAGGGGCAACTCGCCCCGTTCGTCACGTTCTCCGGTGAGCTCGCGGCCCGGGCCGTCAACAACCTCGACTGGACCGCCGAGATGTCGGTCGTGGAGTTCCTGCGCGACGTGGGCAAGCACTTCCCGGTCAACCAGATGCTCTCCCGCGAGATCGTCCGCACCCGGCTCGCCGCCGGCGGCATCAGCTTCACCGAGTTCAGCTACCAGCTGCTGCAGTCCAACGACTTCTACCAGTTGCACCGGCGGTACGGCTGCACCATGCAGTTCGGCGGCTCCGACCAGTGGGGCAACATCACCGCCGGGGTCGACTACTGCCGCCGGCAGGGGGCCGCGGTACAGGCGTTCACCACGCCACTGATCACCCGCGCCGACGGCACCAAGTTCGGTAAGACCGCCGACGGCCAGTCGGTGTGGCTCGACCCGGCCATGACCAGCCCGTACGCGTTCTACCAGTTCTGGTTCAACACCGCCGACGGTGACGTCGACCGGTACCTGCGCTGTTTCAGCTTCCGGTCTCACGACGAGATCGAGCAGATCCTGGCGGCCGCCGCCGAACGACCCGCGGCCCGCGCCGGTCAGCGTGCCCTGGCCGAGGAGCTCACCACGCTGGTACACGGAGCGCACGAGACGGCCCAGGTGGTGGCCGCGAGCCAGGCCCTGTTCGGTCGCGGCCAGCTCGACGAGCTGGACGAGTCCACTGTGGACGCAGCCCTCCGTGAGGCGGGACTGCTCGAGGTGACCGAGCTGCCCAACGTGGCGACGCTGTTCAAGCAGGCGGGCCTGTGCGCGAGCCTGTCCGAGGCGCGCCGCGCGGTAGCCGAGGGCGGCGCCTACGTCAACAACGAGCGGGTCACCGAAGCGGACGCCGTACCGACACCAGATCGCTTGCTGCACAACCGTTTCCTGGTACTGCGTCGAGGAAAGCGGACGGTCGCCGGGGTGCAGCTGACCCGGTGA